The Acidobacteriota bacterium genome has a segment encoding these proteins:
- a CDS encoding transketolase family protein, producing the protein MAEKKALREAYGETLTELGAKDPRVVALDADLSGSTKTAVFGKKFPERFFNLGISEQDMMVTACGLAATGKIPFVSSFAVFATGRAWEQMRNSVALTGLNVKIVATHAGITVGEDGKSHQALEDLAVTRVLPGMTVIAPADAVETKKAIVAVYEHVGPCYVRLAREKFPVHYDDSYPFEIGRAHRARDGRDVTFVAVGVCFHLALEAAELLQKKGVSARVVNMSTVKPLDEGELAAAARETGAVVTAEEHNVIGGLGSAVCEALSSKYPVPVERVGMQDEFGVSGNAWTLLEHYGFTPENLAKAAEKAIARKRERA; encoded by the coding sequence ATGGCCGAGAAGAAAGCACTGCGGGAAGCTTACGGAGAAACTCTTACCGAATTGGGGGCGAAGGATCCCCGCGTCGTCGCCCTGGACGCCGACCTCTCCGGCTCGACGAAGACGGCCGTTTTCGGAAAAAAATTTCCCGAGCGCTTCTTCAACCTGGGGATTTCCGAGCAGGACATGATGGTGACGGCCTGCGGGCTGGCCGCCACGGGGAAGATCCCCTTCGTCTCGTCGTTCGCCGTCTTCGCCACGGGACGCGCCTGGGAGCAGATGCGCAACTCGGTGGCGCTCACGGGCCTCAACGTCAAGATCGTGGCCACCCATGCCGGCATCACGGTGGGGGAGGACGGCAAGTCGCACCAGGCTCTCGAGGACCTGGCCGTCACGCGCGTGCTTCCCGGCATGACCGTTATCGCGCCGGCCGATGCCGTGGAGACGAAGAAGGCCATCGTGGCCGTCTACGAGCACGTGGGACCGTGCTACGTGCGCCTGGCGAGGGAAAAATTTCCAGTCCACTACGACGATTCCTATCCGTTCGAGATCGGCCGCGCCCACCGGGCCCGCGATGGACGCGACGTGACGTTCGTCGCCGTCGGCGTCTGCTTTCATCTGGCGCTCGAAGCGGCGGAGCTCCTTCAGAAGAAGGGCGTCTCCGCTCGCGTCGTCAACATGTCCACCGTCAAACCGCTCGACGAGGGCGAGCTGGCGGCCGCCGCGCGCGAAACGGGCGCCGTCGTCACGGCGGAGGAGCACAACGTCATCGGAGGCCTGGGGAGCGCCGTCTGCGAGGCGCTTTCTTCGAAATACCCCGTTCCCGTGGAGCGCGTGGGGATGCAGGACGAGTTCGGCGTGTCCGGGAACGCCTGGACTCTTCTCGAACACTACGGCTTCACGCCCGAAAACCTTGCAAAGGCGGCCGAGAAAGCCATCGCGCGCAAACGGGAGCGCGCGTGA
- a CDS encoding CoA activase yields MRDLIVGLDVGSISVKAAVVDVTTQKLVWQDYQRHETEQQAKVLEFLKRMESEAGIAPHRTRLFITGSGSPGVAPFIGARFVHEVNAISLAVERHSPNARSVIELGGQDAKIIVIREIEENGRKKKIPSMNDKCAGGTGMVIDKISAKLGIPSERLCEMRHTGLKLHPVAGKCGVFAEIDINGLQKSGMPENELMASLFEAIVQQNLSVLTRGYTLQPEVLLLGGPNSYIKGMAECWQENIPCQWAERGVKVPDGVPIEELIRVPDNALYFAALGAAYFGMDEDPDVGVYQGFAALDAHLNGGRDEAKADMGICGLVKEGEDISAFIRQYSPPPFEAPTFGAGERVDAYLGVDGGSTSTKAVLLSPDAELLAASYQLSKGNPIKDTMEVVAAVREEIEKHGATLRIRGAGTTGYAKDILREILAADVGIAETIAHTQSALYYYGDADVICDVGGQDIKIIMLHDGKVKDFKLNTQCSAGNGYFLQSTAAGFGYKVTDYADLAFTAKRMPEFGYGCAVFMQSDIVDFQRKGWTPAEIMAGLTNVLPKNIWLYVAQIPNVAKLGKKFILQGGTQRNAAAVKAQIDFLKERCKNDGVDIDIIVHQFCGESGAIGAALEARRVVQTRGTETPFIGLDAVNNIRLASKRDESTRCYFCKNKCLRTFIDYQTTAPVAQPAAPEPPKKPDTKRLIIASCEKGEVEDINAMREIKKGLDKLKDANPNLVALAATEAWKSTSPTVIADPVPAVALTKAKRRRAGLMRNRKRLRFGMPRVLNMYSYAPFLRTYLESLGVDFRNIVFSDFTSSELYKEGSRRGSIDPCFPSKLGIAHIHNLLAKHVKRPFDYILFPMIYTLTTELVGTHKRQGACTTVAETPETVRAAFVKENDVFAEKKVSYLTPLLNFSEPRLLEKQLYEAFNPILGLSRKENRRAVEAGYRALDHLNEALRRTARKVLDELEREERIGIVFLGRPYQNDPGVCHEIPDEFQKLGYPTLSQDSLPIDEDVLERLFGDEVRQGVIAHPLDISDCWKNSYSENTNRKIWAAKFVARHPNLVAIEFSSFKCGHDAPIYSVIEEIVENSGTPYFSFKDIDENKPTGSIKLRVETIHYFLQRYHEEFVRQNRAKRRVEDRMKAYRAHLEETLRREGALPAELVAKVSAGRSVETRT; encoded by the coding sequence ATGCGAGATCTAATTGTCGGCCTCGACGTGGGATCCATCTCTGTCAAGGCGGCCGTCGTGGATGTGACCACGCAGAAACTCGTCTGGCAGGATTACCAGCGCCACGAAACCGAGCAGCAAGCCAAAGTCCTCGAATTCCTCAAACGCATGGAATCGGAGGCCGGGATCGCCCCCCACAGGACGCGGCTGTTTATCACGGGTAGCGGCAGCCCGGGGGTCGCTCCGTTTATTGGTGCAAGGTTCGTGCATGAAGTCAACGCCATCTCCCTGGCGGTCGAGCGCCACTCTCCCAACGCCCGCTCCGTCATCGAGCTGGGCGGCCAGGATGCCAAGATCATCGTGATCCGCGAGATCGAAGAGAACGGCCGGAAAAAGAAAATCCCGTCCATGAACGACAAGTGCGCGGGCGGGACCGGCATGGTCATCGACAAAATCTCCGCCAAGCTCGGCATTCCGTCCGAGCGGCTCTGCGAGATGCGCCACACGGGGCTCAAGCTCCATCCCGTTGCGGGCAAATGCGGCGTCTTCGCCGAGATTGACATCAACGGGCTCCAGAAATCCGGCATGCCGGAAAATGAGTTGATGGCCTCGCTTTTTGAAGCCATCGTGCAACAAAACCTCAGTGTTCTGACGCGAGGGTACACCCTTCAGCCCGAGGTGCTTCTGCTCGGGGGGCCAAACAGCTACATCAAGGGCATGGCGGAGTGCTGGCAGGAGAACATCCCCTGCCAGTGGGCCGAGCGGGGCGTCAAGGTTCCCGACGGCGTGCCCATTGAGGAGTTGATCCGGGTGCCCGATAACGCGCTGTACTTTGCGGCCCTGGGAGCGGCCTACTTCGGCATGGACGAAGACCCCGATGTCGGCGTCTACCAAGGATTTGCGGCCCTGGACGCCCATCTCAACGGCGGCCGTGACGAGGCGAAAGCGGATATGGGCATATGCGGATTGGTGAAGGAAGGAGAAGATATTTCCGCCTTCATCCGACAATATTCGCCGCCGCCGTTTGAAGCGCCTACCTTTGGAGCCGGGGAAAGGGTGGACGCTTACTTGGGAGTCGATGGAGGCTCCACGAGCACCAAAGCCGTCCTGCTCAGCCCCGACGCGGAACTCCTCGCCGCTTCCTATCAACTCAGCAAGGGCAACCCCATTAAGGACACCATGGAGGTCGTGGCGGCCGTGCGGGAGGAGATTGAGAAGCACGGGGCGACGCTGCGCATCCGCGGCGCGGGCACCACGGGTTACGCCAAAGACATCCTGCGGGAAATTCTCGCCGCCGACGTGGGCATTGCCGAGACCATCGCCCATACCCAATCGGCGCTGTATTACTACGGCGATGCCGACGTAATTTGTGATGTCGGGGGACAGGACATCAAAATCATCATGCTCCACGACGGGAAGGTCAAGGACTTCAAGCTCAACACCCAGTGCTCGGCCGGAAACGGTTACTTCCTCCAGAGCACCGCGGCGGGATTCGGCTATAAGGTCACCGACTACGCCGATCTTGCCTTCACGGCCAAGCGGATGCCGGAATTCGGCTACGGTTGCGCCGTCTTTATGCAGAGCGACATTGTGGATTTCCAGCGGAAAGGCTGGACTCCGGCAGAGATCATGGCGGGCCTGACCAACGTGCTACCCAAGAATATCTGGCTGTATGTAGCGCAGATTCCGAACGTGGCCAAGCTGGGAAAGAAATTTATCCTCCAAGGCGGCACGCAGCGGAACGCGGCCGCGGTGAAGGCGCAGATCGACTTTCTCAAGGAGCGCTGCAAGAACGATGGCGTGGACATCGACATCATCGTCCACCAATTTTGCGGGGAAAGCGGAGCCATCGGCGCTGCGTTGGAAGCGCGGCGCGTTGTCCAGACCCGTGGAACGGAGACGCCGTTTATCGGCCTGGATGCCGTCAACAACATCCGGCTTGCCTCGAAGCGGGACGAATCGACACGCTGCTATTTCTGCAAGAACAAGTGCCTCCGGACGTTCATCGACTACCAAACGACCGCCCCCGTCGCGCAACCGGCCGCCCCGGAGCCGCCGAAGAAGCCGGACACCAAGCGGCTGATCATCGCCAGCTGTGAAAAAGGGGAAGTGGAAGACATCAACGCCATGCGCGAAATCAAGAAGGGGCTGGACAAACTTAAAGATGCCAACCCCAATTTGGTGGCGCTGGCGGCTACGGAGGCCTGGAAGAGCACGTCGCCCACCGTGATCGCCGATCCCGTTCCAGCGGTTGCGCTGACAAAAGCCAAGAGACGCCGCGCGGGGCTGATGCGCAACCGGAAGCGTCTCCGCTTTGGCATGCCCCGCGTCCTCAATATGTATTCCTACGCCCCCTTCCTGCGAACCTATCTCGAAAGCCTAGGCGTGGACTTCAGGAACATCGTCTTCTCCGACTTCACCTCATCCGAGCTGTACAAGGAAGGTTCGCGCCGGGGCTCCATTGATCCGTGCTTCCCCAGTAAGCTCGGCATTGCGCACATCCACAATCTGCTTGCAAAGCATGTCAAGCGGCCGTTCGATTACATCCTTTTTCCCATGATCTACACCCTCACGACGGAGCTTGTGGGGACGCATAAACGTCAGGGGGCCTGCACGACCGTGGCAGAGACGCCGGAGACGGTGCGCGCGGCGTTTGTCAAGGAAAATGATGTCTTCGCCGAAAAGAAAGTCTCCTATCTCACGCCGCTTCTCAACTTCAGCGAGCCGCGGCTTCTGGAAAAACAGTTGTACGAGGCCTTCAATCCCATCCTCGGCCTGTCCCGGAAAGAGAACCGCAGAGCGGTCGAGGCCGGCTACCGGGCGCTCGATCACCTCAATGAGGCTCTGCGCAGGACGGCACGTAAGGTGCTCGACGAACTCGAACGCGAAGAGCGGATCGGGATCGTTTTTCTGGGCCGACCCTATCAAAACGACCCCGGCGTTTGCCACGAGATTCCCGACGAATTTCAGAAGCTCGGCTACCCCACCCTCTCGCAGGACTCGCTTCCCATCGACGAGGACGTTCTCGAGCGCCTTTTCGGCGATGAGGTCCGTCAAGGAGTTATTGCCCATCCGCTTGATATCTCCGACTGCTGGAAGAACTCCTACAGCGAGAATACCAACCGCAAGATATGGGCGGCGAAGTTCGTCGCGCGCCATCCCAACCTCGTGGCCATTGAGTTCTCCAGCTTCAAGTGCGGCCACGATGCCCCCATTTATTCCGTGATTGAGGAGATCGTGGAAAATTCGGGAACGCCGTATTTTTCCTTCAAGGACATAGACGAGAACAAACCGACGGGCTCCATCAAGCTCCGCGTGGAGACGATTCACTATTTCCTCCAGCGGTACCACGAGGAATTTGTCCGCCAGAATCGAGCGAAGCGCCGCGTGGAAGATCGCATGAAGGCATACCGGGCGCACCTAGAGGAAACCCTCCGGCGCGAGGGAGCCCTGCCCGCGGAGCTGGTCGCCAAGGTTTCCGCCGGGCGCAGTGTTGAGACGCGCACATGA